One Gordonia zhaorongruii DNA segment encodes these proteins:
- a CDS encoding TrmH family RNA methyltransferase has product MNSQRPATDVLTERSSRVVALAKLQRASVRRSEKRFLVEGFNSVDAALATGRARSVLVRERDEDRHAALVERAQAAGLPIRRLSDRAADKLSETTTAPGVFAECDILTAHLVDVLGEAPQFLVVAVEPREPGNLGTLLRCADAMGADAVLVLGDAVDPHNGKCVRASAGSVFHIPVARDPDVAGALRAIAATGVRTIATTIDGELSVDDADELLGSPHAWLFGNEAHGLPEVIAAGAHQRVSIPIRGRAESLNLAAASAICLYASSRAQNR; this is encoded by the coding sequence CGCGCGTCGGTCCGGCGCAGCGAGAAGCGTTTCCTCGTCGAAGGATTCAACTCGGTCGACGCTGCGTTGGCCACCGGCCGTGCACGCTCGGTACTCGTGCGCGAGCGCGATGAGGACCGCCATGCCGCTCTCGTGGAACGTGCGCAGGCAGCTGGTCTGCCGATTCGTCGATTGTCGGACCGTGCCGCCGACAAACTCTCGGAGACGACTACCGCCCCGGGTGTCTTCGCGGAATGCGACATCCTCACCGCGCACCTCGTCGATGTGCTCGGGGAGGCGCCACAGTTCCTCGTGGTGGCCGTCGAGCCCCGTGAGCCCGGCAACCTCGGAACTCTCCTGCGATGCGCGGACGCCATGGGCGCAGATGCGGTCCTGGTCCTCGGTGACGCGGTGGATCCGCACAACGGAAAGTGCGTCCGCGCATCCGCGGGGAGCGTTTTCCACATCCCGGTGGCCCGCGACCCGGATGTGGCGGGCGCGCTGAGGGCGATCGCTGCGACCGGTGTCCGCACGATCGCCACCACGATCGACGGAGAGCTCTCCGTGGACGACGCCGATGAACTCCTGGGGTCGCCGCACGCGTGGCTGTTCGGAAACGAGGCCCACGGACTGCCGGAGGTTATCGCGGCCGGCGCCCACCAGCGTGTGTCGATCCCGATTCGCGGTCGCGCCGAGAGCCTGAACCTCGCCGCGGCCAGTGCGATCTGCCTGTACGCCAGTTCGCGCGCGCAGAATCGCTGA
- the argC gene encoding N-acetyl-gamma-glutamyl-phosphate reductase, translating into MTIKVAVAGASGYAGGEILRLLCGHPRLASGELEIGALTAGGNAGSRLGAHHKHLLPLADRILQETTPETLAGHDVVFLGLPHGQSAVIANALPPTTLIIDCGADFRLQDADAWTHYYGGEHAGTWPYGMPELPGNREVLADATRIAVPGCYPTVSILSMLPAVASGLVDTRVNVVAVTGASGAGRSPKVNLLAAEVMGSARAYGVGGVHRHTPEISQAYSAAANMPVDVTFQPILVPMSRGILATCTARTDASLAEMRAVYEEALADEPFLFLLPEGEFPETGAVVGSNAITVGIAVDERSGTFTAVGAVDNLTKGTGGAAVQSMNLAVGFDETDGLSVVGVAP; encoded by the coding sequence ATGACGATCAAGGTAGCGGTCGCGGGTGCGAGCGGATACGCAGGCGGAGAGATTCTCCGCCTGCTGTGCGGTCACCCCCGCCTGGCCTCCGGAGAATTGGAGATCGGCGCGCTGACGGCGGGCGGTAACGCGGGTTCACGCCTCGGAGCGCATCACAAGCACCTGCTGCCGCTGGCCGACCGGATCCTGCAGGAGACGACGCCGGAGACTCTCGCAGGCCACGACGTCGTGTTCCTCGGACTTCCGCACGGACAGTCCGCGGTCATCGCCAACGCCTTGCCGCCCACCACGTTGATCATCGACTGCGGCGCCGACTTCCGTTTGCAGGACGCCGACGCTTGGACGCATTACTACGGTGGCGAACATGCCGGCACCTGGCCGTACGGGATGCCCGAACTGCCAGGTAACCGGGAGGTCCTCGCGGACGCGACGCGGATCGCGGTGCCGGGTTGCTACCCGACGGTGTCCATCCTCTCCATGTTGCCCGCGGTGGCTTCGGGTCTGGTCGACACGCGGGTCAACGTGGTGGCCGTCACCGGCGCATCGGGCGCAGGCCGGTCGCCGAAGGTCAACCTGCTGGCCGCCGAGGTCATGGGCTCCGCGCGTGCATACGGGGTCGGCGGGGTTCATCGGCACACTCCGGAGATATCTCAGGCGTACTCGGCTGCCGCGAACATGCCGGTCGATGTCACTTTTCAGCCGATCCTCGTGCCGATGTCCCGCGGGATCCTCGCCACCTGCACAGCGCGGACCGATGCCTCACTCGCTGAGATGCGAGCGGTGTACGAGGAAGCGCTCGCCGATGAACCGTTCCTGTTCCTGCTGCCCGAGGGAGAGTTCCCGGAGACCGGGGCCGTCGTCGGGTCCAATGCGATCACCGTCGGCATCGCCGTCGACGAGCGGAGCGGCACCTTCACGGCGGTCGGCGCCGTCGACAACCTGACGAAGGGGACCGGCGGTGCGGCCGTTCAATCCATGAACCTGGCGGTCGGCTTCGACGAGACCGACGGTCTCAGCGTGGTGGGAGTCGCGCCATGA
- the pheT gene encoding phenylalanine--tRNA ligase subunit beta, whose amino-acid sequence MRLPQSWLTEVLRSGAPGWTATTEDIDAGFVRVGFEIEDVEPFPEITGPLVVGRVAAIEELTEFKKPIRFCQVEVGEDAPRDIVCGARNFGVGDLVVVALPGTVLPGPFEIATRKTYGKTSDGMICSVTELGVGDDHSGILVLAPGTAEPGADAREVLGLDDTAIDVNVTPDRGYAFSMRGLGRELASAFEVPYVDAGLPADALEASVDGDPWPVSIDADSSAVRYTARVITGVDATAGSPWWIAKRLLVAGIRPISAIVDATNYVMIELGQPLHAFDADKVRGTVTVRSARAGETLETLDGVVRTLDPEDVVIADDSGPIALAGVMGGAATEVGDDTTEILLESANFDQVRVFRTGKRHKLSSEAQKRFERLVDPELTAVASDRAAALIVELAGGRVAGALTDERAETAPVLVIDIAPEQPDVTAGVEYPAGTTAARLREVGCDVEESNGQLRVTPPSWRPDLRQRADLVEEVLRLEGLEDIPAVIPRAIGGTGLTPVQRRRRAIGVTLAADGFVEVLPYPFMPAGVFDAWGLPDDDVRRRTVSVLNPLESDRPQLNTTLLPGLLEMTARNIARGRRDLALYTVGQVVLGGEPGPVVPALDVERRPSDTDLEALDASLPDQPLYVAAVLTGLRDPAGPWGPGRAADAHDAFEAAREVGSAAGVDLDLVADDLLPWHPGRCARIEVDGVVVGHAGELHPAVLERAGLPKRLCAFEIDVTALPLTQTLPSPQVSPFPAVLQDVNVVVAREVPAKQVHDALAAGAGELLEALTLFDVFTGEQVGEGNKSLTFALTFRAADRTLTEDEASAAKMAAVDRAAEEVGARLR is encoded by the coding sequence GTGCGACTCCCACAGTCCTGGCTGACCGAAGTCCTCCGATCCGGTGCTCCCGGCTGGACGGCGACGACCGAAGACATCGATGCGGGCTTCGTCCGGGTCGGCTTCGAGATCGAGGATGTCGAGCCGTTCCCGGAGATCACGGGTCCGCTCGTGGTGGGGCGGGTCGCCGCGATCGAAGAGCTCACGGAGTTCAAGAAGCCGATCCGCTTCTGCCAGGTCGAGGTCGGGGAAGACGCCCCGCGCGATATCGTCTGCGGCGCACGCAATTTCGGGGTCGGCGATCTGGTGGTGGTCGCGTTGCCGGGCACCGTCCTTCCTGGACCCTTCGAGATCGCGACGCGTAAGACGTACGGGAAGACCTCGGACGGCATGATCTGCTCGGTTACCGAACTCGGTGTCGGCGACGACCATTCGGGCATTCTGGTCCTCGCTCCGGGGACGGCCGAGCCGGGTGCCGACGCACGCGAGGTGCTCGGACTGGACGACACCGCGATCGACGTCAACGTGACGCCGGACCGCGGGTACGCCTTCTCGATGCGCGGTCTGGGCCGCGAGCTGGCGAGCGCGTTCGAGGTTCCGTACGTCGATGCGGGTCTGCCTGCCGACGCGCTCGAGGCGTCCGTCGACGGCGATCCGTGGCCGGTGTCCATCGACGCCGACAGCTCGGCGGTCCGTTACACAGCGCGCGTCATCACCGGCGTCGACGCGACAGCCGGGTCTCCGTGGTGGATCGCCAAGCGGCTGCTGGTCGCCGGTATCCGGCCGATCTCGGCGATCGTCGACGCGACGAACTACGTGATGATCGAACTCGGTCAGCCGTTGCACGCCTTCGATGCCGACAAGGTGCGGGGAACCGTCACCGTCCGGTCGGCTCGTGCCGGAGAGACGCTGGAGACTCTCGATGGTGTCGTCCGGACTCTCGATCCCGAGGACGTGGTCATCGCCGACGACTCCGGGCCGATCGCCCTCGCGGGTGTGATGGGCGGTGCGGCGACCGAGGTCGGCGACGACACCACTGAGATTCTGCTGGAGTCCGCCAACTTCGACCAGGTGCGGGTCTTCCGCACGGGTAAGCGACACAAGCTGAGTTCGGAGGCGCAGAAGCGCTTCGAGCGCCTCGTCGATCCGGAACTGACCGCAGTCGCCTCGGACCGGGCCGCGGCACTGATCGTGGAGCTGGCGGGCGGCCGCGTCGCGGGGGCTCTCACCGACGAGCGCGCCGAGACCGCACCGGTACTGGTCATCGACATCGCACCCGAGCAACCGGATGTGACCGCCGGCGTCGAGTATCCGGCAGGCACCACCGCTGCACGGTTGCGGGAGGTGGGATGCGACGTCGAGGAGTCGAACGGACAGCTGCGCGTCACGCCGCCGTCGTGGCGTCCCGATCTCCGGCAGCGTGCCGACCTCGTCGAGGAAGTGCTGCGTCTGGAGGGACTCGAAGACATCCCCGCCGTGATTCCGCGGGCCATCGGAGGAACCGGACTCACGCCGGTTCAGCGTCGTCGGCGCGCCATCGGTGTGACTCTGGCCGCCGACGGATTCGTGGAGGTGCTTCCGTACCCGTTCATGCCCGCAGGCGTGTTCGACGCGTGGGGGCTGCCCGACGACGACGTGCGGCGCAGGACGGTGTCGGTGCTCAACCCGCTGGAGTCGGACCGGCCACAGCTCAACACCACACTGCTTCCCGGGCTCCTGGAGATGACCGCGCGCAACATCGCGCGCGGACGGCGCGACCTCGCGCTGTACACCGTCGGTCAGGTGGTCCTCGGTGGGGAGCCGGGCCCGGTGGTCCCGGCGCTCGACGTGGAGCGGCGCCCGAGTGATACCGATCTCGAGGCGCTGGACGCGTCGTTGCCGGACCAGCCTCTGTACGTTGCCGCGGTTCTGACCGGTCTGCGTGACCCGGCGGGACCGTGGGGCCCGGGGCGGGCGGCCGATGCACACGATGCGTTCGAGGCCGCTCGTGAGGTCGGATCCGCGGCCGGTGTCGATCTCGATCTCGTCGCCGACGACCTGCTGCCGTGGCATCCCGGTCGATGCGCACGCATCGAGGTCGACGGAGTCGTCGTCGGACACGCAGGCGAACTGCATCCGGCGGTTCTGGAACGTGCAGGCCTGCCGAAGCGCCTGTGCGCATTCGAGATCGATGTGACGGCGCTGCCGCTGACCCAGACGCTGCCGTCGCCCCAGGTGTCGCCGTTCCCGGCCGTCCTGCAGGACGTGAATGTGGTGGTGGCGCGCGAGGTTCCGGCCAAGCAGGTGCATGACGCGCTCGCCGCGGGTGCGGGCGAGCTGCTCGAGGCGCTCACACTGTTCGACGTCTTCACCGGAGAACAGGTCGGCGAGGGCAACAAGTCGCTGACATTCGCGCTGACGTTCCGGGCGGCTGACCGGACACTCACCGAGGATGAGGCGTCGGCCGCCAAGATGGCGGCCGTCGACCGGGCGGCGGAAGAGGTCGGGGCCCGCCTCCGGTGA
- the pheS gene encoding phenylalanine--tRNA ligase subunit alpha, which produces MADAQNPNEVPESGNEFPTEAQLEAVVADATAAFAAAADLDQLAQAKIAHAGDKSPIALARRALGSLPKEQRSGAGKLVNDMRGRVSAALEDRTAVLTAERDAAVLVAETIDVTVPANRRPQGARHPITVISEQVADVFVGMGWEIAEGPEVETEHHNFDALNFLPDHPARSMQDTFYIAPEGSRQVLRTHTSPVQVRTMLDRDVPIYVACPGRTFRTDELDATHTPVFHQIEGLAVDKGLTLANLRGTLEVFAKALFGPETTTRMRASYFPFTEPSAEVDVWFPAKKGGAGWVEWGGCGMVNPNVLRASGIDPDEYSGFAFGMGLERTLQFRNDLPDMRDMVEGDVRFTVPFGPAF; this is translated from the coding sequence GTGGCCGACGCGCAGAATCCCAACGAAGTCCCGGAATCCGGGAACGAGTTCCCGACCGAGGCCCAACTCGAGGCTGTCGTCGCCGATGCGACCGCAGCATTCGCGGCAGCCGCCGATCTGGACCAACTCGCACAGGCGAAGATCGCTCATGCGGGTGACAAGTCACCGATCGCGCTCGCCAGGCGTGCCCTCGGATCGCTTCCGAAGGAACAGCGGTCGGGTGCCGGCAAGCTGGTGAACGACATGCGGGGTCGCGTCAGCGCCGCGCTCGAGGACCGGACCGCAGTCCTCACCGCCGAACGGGACGCTGCCGTACTGGTCGCGGAGACGATCGACGTCACGGTGCCGGCGAACCGTCGCCCGCAGGGGGCTCGCCACCCGATCACGGTGATCTCCGAGCAGGTCGCCGACGTATTCGTCGGGATGGGCTGGGAGATCGCCGAGGGGCCCGAGGTCGAGACCGAGCACCACAACTTCGATGCTCTCAACTTCCTTCCCGACCATCCGGCCCGCTCGATGCAGGACACCTTCTACATCGCGCCGGAGGGTTCCCGACAGGTCCTGCGCACCCACACGTCGCCGGTGCAGGTGCGGACGATGCTCGATCGCGACGTGCCCATCTACGTCGCATGCCCGGGACGCACGTTCCGGACCGACGAACTCGATGCCACTCACACCCCGGTGTTCCACCAGATCGAGGGACTGGCGGTCGACAAGGGGCTGACACTGGCCAATCTGCGCGGGACCCTCGAAGTGTTCGCGAAAGCGCTGTTCGGGCCGGAGACCACGACCCGCATGCGGGCGAGCTACTTCCCGTTCACGGAGCCGTCGGCGGAGGTCGACGTCTGGTTCCCGGCAAAGAAGGGCGGGGCCGGCTGGGTCGAGTGGGGTGGCTGCGGCATGGTCAATCCGAATGTCCTGCGTGCCAGTGGAATCGATCCCGACGAGTACTCCGGCTTCGCCTTCGGCATGGGACTCGAACGCACCCTGCAGTTCCGCAACGACCTTCCCGACATGCGCGACATGGTGGAGGGCGACGTCCGATTCACCGTCCCGTTCGGCCCGGCGTTCTGA
- a CDS encoding metallophosphoesterase has translation MIRILVAIVIAALVTLWLHRRLVRATGLGSRVAMAADAVLVVLAACTAVAFQVGGLLDPAWARPIGFIGYTWAGVVFYLVIGTGAIGLLNLVVRFVRRARSGSGSGGLSRPVMASATAIVVVASLGVTGYGLFEAATPRIVERDAQMRNLPESFDGVRVALVTDVHVGPARGADFTRKVVDRVNGQSPDLVLLGGDLTDGTVAEVGPDLEPLRDLRAPLGVFAVTGNHEYYVDRDGGAWADHWSTLGIRVLRNERVEIRRDGGVIDLAGVSDLTAPEPYEPDYRAALGGRDRSRPVILLAHQPAQAEGAAEFGADLQLSGHTHDGQMWPNTYLARMRNPVTAGWGEVDDVPVYVTRGTGAWGPPVRVLAPPEITILTLRH, from the coding sequence GTGATCCGCATCCTCGTCGCGATCGTCATCGCGGCACTCGTCACCCTCTGGTTGCATCGCAGGCTCGTGCGCGCCACCGGTCTGGGCTCTCGCGTGGCGATGGCGGCAGATGCAGTTCTGGTGGTGCTGGCGGCGTGCACGGCAGTCGCGTTCCAGGTGGGTGGACTGCTGGACCCGGCATGGGCGCGGCCGATCGGCTTCATCGGCTACACATGGGCCGGGGTGGTCTTCTACCTCGTCATCGGGACGGGGGCGATCGGTCTGCTGAACCTGGTCGTCCGGTTCGTCCGGCGGGCCCGCTCCGGATCGGGGTCGGGTGGCCTGAGTCGGCCCGTGATGGCGAGTGCGACGGCGATCGTGGTGGTCGCGTCGCTCGGTGTCACCGGATATGGACTGTTCGAGGCGGCGACGCCGCGAATCGTAGAGCGCGATGCGCAGATGCGGAACCTGCCCGAGTCGTTCGACGGCGTGCGCGTCGCTCTGGTGACCGACGTTCACGTGGGTCCGGCCCGTGGCGCGGACTTCACACGGAAAGTCGTCGACCGAGTCAACGGGCAGAGCCCGGATCTGGTCCTCCTCGGCGGTGACCTCACGGACGGGACGGTTGCCGAGGTCGGCCCCGATCTGGAACCGCTCCGCGACCTGCGCGCCCCGCTCGGCGTGTTCGCGGTGACGGGAAACCACGAGTACTACGTAGACAGAGACGGCGGGGCGTGGGCCGATCACTGGTCGACTCTGGGCATCCGGGTCCTACGGAACGAGCGCGTGGAGATTCGGCGAGACGGGGGAGTCATCGACCTCGCCGGCGTCTCCGACCTCACGGCCCCCGAACCGTACGAGCCGGACTACCGTGCGGCTCTGGGGGGCCGCGACCGCTCGCGTCCGGTGATCCTGCTGGCCCATCAGCCGGCGCAGGCGGAGGGTGCCGCGGAGTTCGGGGCCGACCTTCAGCTGTCCGGGCACACGCACGACGGGCAGATGTGGCCGAACACGTACCTGGCGCGGATGCGCAATCCGGTGACGGCCGGTTGGGGCGAGGTCGACGACGTACCTGTCTACGTCACGCGAGGGACCGGTGCCTGGGGGCCACCCGTCCGGGTACTCGCGCCGCCCGAGATCACGATCCTGACACTCCGGCACTGA